A genome region from Chlorogloeopsis sp. ULAP01 includes the following:
- a CDS encoding GNAT family N-acetyltransferase, translating into MEIYFKFADSSDTETLIQFIQEFYEYEGIKYNETIIRAALAGILKDDSLGRVWLIHQDNQAVGYIVLTFGYSLEYRGRDAMIDEFYIRESYRGKGVGKKTIQFIENFCDDLGIQAVHLEVERENQKAQNLYRQAGFTDKNRYFLTKWIIP; encoded by the coding sequence ATGGAAATATATTTTAAATTTGCCGATAGTTCTGATACTGAAACTCTCATTCAGTTTATTCAAGAGTTTTACGAATATGAGGGTATTAAGTATAATGAAACCATCATTCGTGCTGCCTTAGCAGGAATTTTGAAGGATGACTCTTTAGGAAGAGTTTGGCTGATTCATCAAGATAACCAAGCAGTTGGATATATTGTTCTGACTTTTGGCTACAGTTTGGAATACCGTGGTCGTGACGCAATGATTGATGAGTTTTATATTAGGGAAAGTTATCGAGGAAAAGGAGTAGGGAAAAAGACCATTCAATTTATAGAAAATTTTTGTGATGATTTAGGAATCCAAGCAGTTCATCTAGAAGTTGAAAGAGAAAATCAAAAAGCACAAAACTTATATCGTCAGGCAGGTTTCACAGATAAGAATCGTTATTTTCTGACAAAATGGATTATCCCATAA
- a CDS encoding putative selenate ABC transporter substrate-binding protein, whose protein sequence is MKKILLSGLLIIFLLPLAACSTNSDRTTNTNQVKPLVTGAIPDQDPEKLQRQYTKLAAYLQKELGVPVEYKPVTDYTAAVTAFKVGDLDLVWFGGLTGVQARLQVPGAEAIAQRDVDEKFHSVFIVNKKTKLKPFKDIADLKQLKGYTFTFGSESSTSGRLMPQYFLEQAGVKLTHFKGQPGFSGDHDKTIKLVEAGTYDAGAVNEKVWLKRVDAKEVDLNRVEVLWRTPPYYDYHWVLNPQAKQRYGEDFTKKVQNAFFKLDPKEPEDKEILELLQASEFIPTKNENYAQIEKIGRDIGKIK, encoded by the coding sequence ATGAAAAAAATTTTGCTATCAGGATTGTTAATTATCTTCTTACTCCCTTTAGCGGCTTGCTCAACTAATTCCGATAGGACAACTAACACAAACCAAGTAAAACCTTTGGTAACGGGTGCAATTCCCGATCAAGATCCAGAAAAGTTACAGCGCCAATACACCAAACTCGCCGCCTATTTGCAGAAGGAATTAGGTGTACCTGTAGAATACAAGCCTGTTACCGATTACACCGCAGCAGTTACTGCCTTTAAAGTAGGAGATTTAGACTTAGTCTGGTTTGGTGGTTTGACTGGCGTACAGGCAAGATTACAAGTACCAGGTGCAGAAGCGATCGCTCAACGTGATGTAGACGAAAAGTTCCACAGTGTCTTCATTGTTAATAAAAAGACTAAATTGAAACCATTTAAAGATATTGCTGACCTCAAACAACTCAAAGGATATACTTTTACCTTCGGCAGCGAGTCTTCCACCTCTGGGCGATTAATGCCACAATATTTCCTCGAACAAGCTGGTGTTAAATTAACACATTTTAAAGGACAACCAGGCTTTTCTGGTGACCATGATAAAACTATCAAGTTGGTTGAAGCAGGAACCTATGATGCTGGCGCTGTTAATGAAAAAGTTTGGTTGAAGCGTGTTGATGCCAAAGAAGTTGATTTGAATAGAGTTGAAGTTCTATGGCGTACTCCTCCTTATTATGATTACCACTGGGTACTAAACCCACAAGCTAAACAACGCTACGGGGAAGATTTTACGAAAAAAGTTCAGAATGCTTTCTTTAAACTAGATCCAAAAGAGCCAGAAGACAAAGAAATTCTCGAACTTTTACAAGCAAGTGAATTCATCCCTACTAAAAATGAAAACTATGCTCAAATAGAAAAAATAGGTCGAGATATAGGCAAAATCAAGTAA
- a CDS encoding MinD/ParA family protein — protein sequence MAKIIAIHSFRGGTGKSNLTANIAVAIALKGYRVAVVDTDLQSPGIHALFSVDEVASTKTLNDYLWNRVSISDTACDVTSHLKIEGAGRVFLIPSSVNADEIARIEYEGYNVSLLNSGFQRLIKELELDYLFIDTHPGLGRETLLSIAISDLLFIILRPDRQDFQGTAVTVDVARQLKVNNMMLIINKIPSKMDFLALQQKLEKTYNILVAGILPLSEDIVQMGSCGLFSLQYPHHPFTRIIKQIADKAIMPEQPSPLVYADSGVTQ from the coding sequence ATGGCTAAAATTATCGCGATTCACTCTTTTCGTGGCGGCACCGGCAAATCTAACTTAACAGCAAATATAGCAGTAGCGATCGCGCTTAAAGGATATCGAGTCGCAGTAGTTGACACTGATCTGCAATCACCCGGAATTCATGCTTTATTTAGCGTTGATGAGGTAGCATCAACCAAGACTTTAAATGATTATTTGTGGAATCGTGTTTCTATTAGTGATACAGCTTGCGATGTCACTTCCCATTTGAAAATTGAGGGTGCAGGTAGAGTCTTCCTCATTCCTTCTAGCGTCAACGCTGATGAAATTGCGCGAATAGAATATGAAGGATACAACGTTAGCTTATTAAATAGCGGATTTCAACGTTTAATTAAAGAGCTAGAATTAGACTATTTATTTATCGATACTCACCCTGGTTTAGGTAGAGAAACTTTACTTTCAATTGCTATTTCAGACCTACTGTTTATAATTTTGCGTCCCGACCGTCAAGATTTTCAAGGGACAGCAGTAACAGTCGATGTTGCTCGCCAGTTAAAAGTTAATAATATGATGTTAATAATTAATAAAATTCCTAGTAAGATGGATTTTTTGGCACTGCAACAGAAATTAGAAAAGACATACAACATTTTAGTTGCAGGTATATTGCCACTATCAGAAGATATAGTGCAAATGGGTAGTTGTGGTTTATTTTCCTTACAATATCCCCATCATCCATTTACTAGAATAATTAAACAGATTGCAGACAAAGCAATTATGCCTGAGCAGCCATCTCCTTTAGTTTATGCAGATAGTGGAGTGACTCAGTAA
- a CDS encoding pyridoxamine 5'-phosphate oxidase family protein, whose amino-acid sequence MQFHAGEIAVQAQAGVREEAKTLHHLISNLIKPAAQIFLSTQQLAIASTVDTNGRVWASLLTGEPGFVKVLNQQTVQVDAISVPSDPLHHNLHGNNQIGLLVIDLTNRKRLRLNGQAEIQPQRQINITIEQAFFNCPKYIQARHLELETTESSPELQISIAQTLSTTHQNLIAQADTFFIGSYAQKAGADASHRGGFPGFVQVLNSNKLVFPDYAGNNMFQTLGNFAVNPQAGLLFINFTKGHILQLTGTVKVIWERERLTSFAGAQRLVEFDIEQIIETQNATLLRWRFGSYSPANPSFDE is encoded by the coding sequence ATGCAATTTCATGCTGGAGAAATCGCAGTTCAAGCTCAAGCAGGAGTGCGAGAAGAAGCAAAAACTCTGCATCATCTCATTAGTAACTTGATTAAACCAGCTGCTCAAATTTTCCTCAGTACCCAACAATTAGCGATTGCCAGTACAGTAGACACCAATGGTAGAGTTTGGGCATCCTTACTCACGGGGGAGCCTGGTTTTGTCAAAGTATTGAACCAGCAAACAGTACAAGTTGATGCTATCTCAGTTCCAAGCGATCCACTGCATCACAACCTGCACGGCAATAATCAAATAGGTTTATTGGTAATTGATTTGACAAACCGCAAACGTTTGCGCCTCAATGGACAAGCCGAAATTCAACCCCAAAGACAAATAAACATTACAATTGAGCAAGCATTTTTTAACTGTCCCAAATACATTCAAGCCCGTCACTTAGAGCTAGAAACTACTGAATCATCGCCAGAACTGCAAATATCGATCGCGCAGACTTTGAGCACAACCCATCAAAACTTGATTGCCCAAGCTGATACCTTTTTTATCGGTAGTTACGCTCAAAAAGCCGGTGCAGATGCTTCCCACCGAGGAGGATTTCCAGGATTTGTGCAAGTCTTAAACAGTAACAAACTGGTGTTTCCCGATTATGCTGGTAACAATATGTTCCAAACCTTGGGTAATTTCGCTGTTAATCCTCAGGCAGGTTTGTTATTCATCAATTTTACTAAGGGACATATTCTGCAACTCACCGGAACAGTAAAAGTGATTTGGGAGCGAGAAAGATTAACTAGTTTTGCTGGGGCGCAACGTTTGGTAGAGTTTGACATTGAGCAAATTATCGAAACCCAAAATGCTACCCTTTTGCGTTGGCGATTTGGGAGCTATTCGCCAGCAAATCCTAGCTTTGATGAGTAG
- a CDS encoding DUF3140 domain-containing protein — protein MNKEVQSVIEQFYYSVNMQTKELETWLKTEESQSVGQKDGNSESIGHQSGKRIVELLKNKKDDYTDDDVSHMKKVVSYIHRHLAQKPDGDVEHTRWRYSLMNWGHDPLKDKNA, from the coding sequence ATGAATAAAGAAGTTCAATCAGTGATTGAGCAGTTTTATTACTCAGTTAATATGCAAACCAAAGAATTAGAAACTTGGTTAAAAACAGAGGAATCTCAATCAGTTGGGCAAAAGGATGGAAACTCAGAATCAATTGGACATCAGTCAGGTAAACGCATTGTTGAACTACTAAAAAATAAAAAAGATGATTACACTGATGATGATGTATCGCACATGAAAAAAGTTGTTAGTTACATTCACAGGCATCTAGCACAAAAACCTGATGGTGATGTGGAACATACACGCTGGCGCTACTCATTAATGAATTGGGGGCATGACCCATTGAAAGATAAAAATGCTTAG
- a CDS encoding DUF2945 domain-containing protein, whose translation MTEELKKGDRVSWHTSQGETTGEVKKKLTSPTNIKRHHVAASEDNPEYLVESDKSGKQAVHKPDALEKIDQ comes from the coding sequence ATGACTGAAGAACTCAAAAAAGGCGATCGCGTTAGTTGGCATACTTCTCAAGGTGAAACTACTGGAGAAGTGAAAAAGAAGCTAACATCACCTACAAATATTAAAAGGCATCACGTCGCTGCCTCAGAGGATAATCCTGAGTACTTAGTAGAAAGCGACAAAAGTGGAAAACAAGCAGTTCATAAACCTGATGCTCTTGAAAAAATAGATCAATAA
- a CDS encoding amidohydrolase family protein, with the protein MRFRYQIVLATLLLVLTGFMAQMGFAQGQSPPKSKSQELTSILFENVQIFNGTSEKLSAPSNVLVVGNKIQTISTASIPTPAEGSVTRINGKGRVLMPGLIDAHTHLFMETTEVDDLMAMATSGSPELAFRQLQKNATAMLMRGFTSVRDMAGPVFELKKAIDSGKVVGPRIWPSGAMISQTGGHGDFRKLEELPRTPTSKLSLAEQYGVGAIADGVDEVLRRTREQLMRGASQIKLAAGGGVASSYDPIDVSQYTEAEFKAAVDAAANWNTYVAVHAYTPTAIQTAIRAGVKSIEHGQLMDEKTAKLMADKGIWLSIQPFLDDEDANPYPEGSTNRARQLQVSQGTDTAYKLAKKYNLKTAWGTDTLYSAKKAARQGAQLAKMVRWYTPAEVLRMATSTNAELLALSGPRNPYPGKLGVVEEGALADLLLVNGNPLENIKLIENPAKNFIVIIKDGKVYKNLLS; encoded by the coding sequence ATGCGATTTCGCTACCAGATCGTCTTAGCAACTTTGCTACTGGTGCTAACTGGATTCATGGCACAAATGGGATTTGCTCAAGGTCAGTCACCTCCGAAGAGCAAAAGTCAGGAACTCACTAGCATCTTGTTTGAAAATGTGCAGATATTTAACGGCACCTCCGAGAAACTGTCTGCTCCTTCTAACGTATTAGTGGTGGGCAACAAGATTCAGACGATTTCTACAGCCTCGATTCCTACACCAGCAGAAGGTAGCGTGACCCGGATTAACGGCAAGGGGCGTGTGCTGATGCCTGGACTGATCGATGCTCATACCCACCTGTTTATGGAGACGACTGAGGTTGATGACCTAATGGCGATGGCCACTAGTGGCTCGCCAGAGCTTGCGTTTCGACAATTGCAGAAAAATGCTACGGCCATGCTCATGCGTGGGTTTACCAGTGTGCGGGATATGGCGGGGCCAGTGTTTGAGTTAAAGAAGGCGATTGACAGTGGTAAGGTCGTTGGGCCGAGAATTTGGCCTTCGGGGGCGATGATTTCACAAACTGGTGGTCATGGAGACTTTCGTAAACTTGAAGAACTGCCCAGAACGCCGACTTCTAAGCTTAGTCTGGCCGAACAATATGGAGTAGGTGCGATCGCCGATGGGGTGGATGAGGTACTCCGCAGAACCCGTGAGCAACTGATGCGGGGGGCCAGCCAAATTAAGCTGGCGGCAGGTGGTGGTGTAGCATCAAGCTACGACCCGATAGATGTCAGTCAATACACTGAAGCCGAGTTTAAAGCCGCCGTCGATGCCGCCGCGAATTGGAACACCTACGTCGCCGTTCACGCCTATACGCCTACTGCAATTCAAACAGCAATTCGGGCTGGGGTGAAGAGCATTGAACATGGTCAACTGATGGATGAGAAGACCGCTAAGTTAATGGCTGACAAGGGTATCTGGTTAAGTATCCAGCCGTTCCTTGATGATGAAGATGCAAATCCATATCCGGAAGGTTCGACCAATCGCGCCAGACAACTGCAAGTGTCTCAGGGTACGGACACTGCCTATAAACTGGCTAAGAAATATAATCTCAAAACAGCTTGGGGTACCGATACGTTATACAGCGCTAAAAAAGCTGCTCGCCAAGGAGCACAGCTTGCGAAAATGGTGCGCTGGTACACGCCTGCTGAGGTGCTGAGGATGGCAACGAGTACAAATGCTGAATTGCTAGCATTATCTGGTCCCCGCAATCCTTATCCCGGAAAGTTGGGTGTTGTCGAAGAAGGTGCGCTGGCTGACTTGCTGCTGGTGAACGGCAATCCACTGGAGAACATCAAGTTAATCGAGAACCCAGCTAAAAACTTCATTGTGATCATCAAAGACGGTAAGGTTTACAAGAATCTCCTCAGTTGA
- a CDS encoding DUF4278 domain-containing protein: MQLTYRAANYEFNSTVVKVANSDRIGMYRGTKIKFSSPAVTRKSHAHTSSQLKYRGINYTIWH, translated from the coding sequence ATGCAATTAACTTATCGGGCTGCTAATTACGAATTTAACTCTACAGTTGTGAAAGTAGCCAATAGCGATCGCATCGGTATGTATAGAGGTACAAAAATTAAATTTTCCAGTCCTGCTGTTACACGTAAATCCCATGCCCATACTTCTAGTCAACTGAAGTATCGTGGTATAAATTACACTATCTGGCATTAA
- a CDS encoding NB-ARC domain-containing protein yields MATLKASQQGLTKIKQARIAKGWAVDDFRWIESASELLGVYWQENGVLAVGISEGTWKRFLAGKHPINAEAFKAYCQVLEIDWEEVIEKPDTTNKSPSFSPLSTSQDWGEAPDVSIFYGREAELNTVKGWIVEDKCRLVTLLGMGGIGKTTLAVKLAQEIIPSFEYVIWRSLRNPAPIEDILAELIQFLSGQQETNLPTHLDGRISRLLKCLRASRCLLILDNVESILQAGDRTGRYRTGYEGYGQLFQCIADTSHQSSLILTSREKPQGIAKFEGELLPVRYLQLTGLPDTPGRELFKLKGTFTATEDEWQTLINRYGGNPLALKIVASSIHDIFDGDISQFLAISQQGNFIFDDIRDLLNQQFHRLTNLEQEIMYWLAINREPISLAQLQADFVTHIPLREVIESLSSLQRRSFIEKSSSGFSQQPVVMEYVTNQLIECVCQEIVSQKISLFKSHALMKAQAKDYVRETQISLILQPIIDELIVQLGSAEKIANYISEILTQLRMQSTQITGYAGGNALNLLHHAQVDLSGFDFSQLNVWQAYLQGVNLHNLNFAGSDLSSCVFTETLGNILSAAFSPDGELLATCDTDCHVRLWEVKTGKLLFICQGHSNWVRCVVFSPDGEILASCGADKTVKLWSVRDGVCIKTLIGHEHETFGVAFSPDSQILASASGDRTIKLWDIQDGKCLNTLNGHQDWVRCVAFSADGQTLASGSSDRTIKLWNVSKGKCSTTLTEHQGWVRSVAFSPDGNILASGSGDRTIKIWNYRTGNCLKTYTGHTNGVYSVAFSPQGEILASGSGDNTVKLWDTQTHTCIKTLHGHTNEVCFVAFSPDSQSLVCVSLDQTVRLWDSHTGQCLKTWYGNTDWALPVAFSPIPPFISGVGGILASGSNDKTIKLWNWQTGECVRTLQGHTDFIYGIAFSPDGQILASGSTDSSVRLWNVDTGKCFQILHGHTDWIDTVAYHPQGKIIASGSADCTVKLWDNSTSQRLKTLTGHTEKILGIAFSPGGEIIASASADQTVKLWDSQTGNCIKTILAHNARIYAAVFSPEGKTLATASTDQTIKLWDISTLKCLKTFTGHTNWVFAIAFSPDGKTLASASHDQTVRIWDVKTGKCRHVCIGHTHLVSGIAFSPDGQYIASGSQDQTVRIWDVRTGECIRLLRAKRLYEGMNIAGVKGLTEATVLTLQALGAVI; encoded by the coding sequence GTGGCTACTCTTAAAGCTTCTCAACAAGGTTTGACAAAAATTAAGCAAGCTAGAATTGCTAAGGGATGGGCTGTGGATGATTTTAGATGGATTGAGTCAGCGAGCGAACTGCTCGGAGTTTATTGGCAAGAAAATGGGGTTCTTGCGGTTGGCATATCCGAAGGTACTTGGAAGCGTTTTTTAGCAGGAAAGCACCCAATTAATGCGGAGGCGTTTAAAGCCTATTGCCAAGTGCTGGAAATTGACTGGGAAGAAGTAATTGAAAAGCCAGACACAACAAACAAATCTCCATCTTTTTCCCCACTCTCCACTTCCCAAGACTGGGGTGAGGCTCCTGATGTCTCCATTTTTTATGGTCGTGAGGCAGAATTAAATACTGTTAAAGGTTGGATAGTAGAGGACAAATGCCGCTTAGTTACATTGCTGGGGATGGGTGGAATTGGTAAAACTACTCTAGCAGTGAAGTTGGCACAGGAAATTATTCCGAGTTTTGAGTATGTGATCTGGCGGAGTTTGCGTAATCCTGCACCGATAGAAGATATTTTGGCAGAACTGATTCAATTTTTATCTGGGCAGCAAGAAACCAATTTACCCACTCATCTAGATGGTAGAATTTCGCGATTGTTGAAGTGTTTGCGTGCTTCGCGCTGCTTGCTGATTTTAGACAACGTTGAGTCAATTTTACAGGCAGGCGATCGCACTGGTCGTTATCGTACAGGATATGAAGGTTACGGTCAATTATTCCAATGTATTGCTGATACTTCACACCAAAGCAGTCTCATCTTAACCTCGCGGGAGAAACCCCAAGGTATTGCTAAGTTTGAAGGGGAACTTTTACCTGTGCGTTATCTCCAACTTACGGGTTTACCAGACACTCCAGGGCGCGAATTATTCAAGCTCAAAGGCACATTTACAGCGACAGAAGATGAATGGCAAACACTTATTAACCGTTACGGTGGCAATCCTCTAGCTTTGAAGATTGTAGCTTCTTCTATTCATGATATTTTTGACGGCGATATTTCCCAATTTCTCGCCATTTCTCAACAAGGTAATTTTATCTTTGATGATATCCGCGATTTGCTAAATCAACAGTTCCATCGCCTCACCAACTTGGAACAAGAAATTATGTATTGGCTGGCAATTAATCGGGAACCAATTTCATTAGCACAATTGCAAGCAGATTTTGTTACTCACATACCACTGCGAGAAGTCATAGAATCACTCAGTTCTTTGCAAAGGCGCTCTTTTATCGAAAAAAGTTCTTCTGGTTTTTCTCAGCAACCTGTGGTGATGGAATATGTCACTAATCAATTAATTGAGTGTGTTTGTCAAGAAATAGTTAGTCAAAAAATTTCTCTATTTAAAAGCCATGCCTTGATGAAAGCCCAAGCCAAAGATTATGTAAGAGAAACTCAAATTAGTTTAATTTTGCAACCAATAATTGATGAATTAATTGTCCAGCTTGGTAGTGCAGAAAAAATAGCAAATTATATCAGTGAAATCCTCACTCAACTGCGGATGCAATCAACTCAGATAACAGGTTATGCCGGGGGAAATGCTCTGAATTTGCTGCACCATGCCCAAGTTGATTTGAGTGGTTTTGATTTTTCTCAGTTAAATGTTTGGCAAGCTTACCTTCAGGGTGTGAATTTGCATAATCTGAATTTTGCAGGTTCAGATTTATCAAGTTGCGTTTTTACGGAAACTCTGGGCAATATTTTATCGGCTGCTTTTAGCCCAGATGGTGAACTTTTGGCAACCTGTGATACTGATTGTCACGTGCGTTTGTGGGAAGTGAAAACAGGTAAATTGCTATTTATTTGTCAGGGGCATAGCAATTGGGTACGTTGTGTAGTGTTTAGTCCTGATGGAGAAATATTAGCGAGTTGTGGTGCTGACAAAACAGTGAAGTTGTGGAGTGTGCGAGATGGAGTTTGTATTAAAACTTTGATTGGGCATGAACACGAGACATTTGGCGTTGCTTTTAGTCCAGATAGTCAAATTTTAGCTAGTGCTAGTGGCGATCGCACGATTAAATTATGGGATATTCAAGATGGTAAATGCTTGAACACCCTCAACGGACATCAAGATTGGGTGCGTTGTGTGGCTTTTAGTGCGGATGGGCAAACCTTGGCAAGTGGCAGTAGCGATCGCACAATTAAGTTATGGAATGTGAGTAAAGGTAAATGTTCAACTACTCTAACAGAACATCAAGGTTGGGTGCGTTCAGTAGCATTTAGTCCGGATGGAAACATTTTAGCCAGTGGCAGTGGCGATCGCACGATCAAAATTTGGAACTATCGCACAGGTAATTGCTTAAAAACTTACACTGGACACACCAACGGAGTCTACTCGGTAGCATTTTCTCCCCAAGGTGAAATACTTGCCAGTGGTAGCGGCGATAATACAGTTAAACTTTGGGATACGCAAACTCATACTTGCATCAAAACTTTACATGGGCATACAAACGAAGTCTGCTTTGTCGCCTTCAGCCCCGATAGTCAAAGTTTGGTTTGTGTAAGTCTAGACCAAACCGTGAGATTATGGGATTCGCACACCGGGCAATGCTTAAAAACATGGTATGGCAATACAGATTGGGCGTTACCAGTAGCTTTTAGCCCAATCCCCCCCTTCATAAGCGGGGTTGGGGGGATCTTAGCGAGTGGCAGTAACGATAAAACAATCAAATTATGGAATTGGCAGACTGGCGAGTGCGTAAGAACATTACAGGGACACACAGACTTTATTTATGGCATCGCCTTTAGTCCAGACGGACAAATCTTGGCAAGTGGTAGTACAGATTCCTCAGTCAGATTGTGGAATGTTGACACAGGTAAATGCTTTCAAATTCTTCACGGACATACCGATTGGATAGATACAGTCGCCTATCATCCCCAAGGTAAAATAATTGCTAGTGGTAGTGCCGACTGTACGGTTAAGCTGTGGGATAACAGTACAAGTCAACGCCTCAAAACCTTAACTGGACATACAGAAAAAATCCTGGGAATTGCCTTTAGTCCTGGTGGAGAAATTATCGCTAGTGCCAGCGCCGACCAAACTGTAAAATTATGGGATTCGCAAACAGGTAACTGCATCAAAACAATTCTCGCCCATAATGCTCGAATTTACGCTGCTGTTTTTAGTCCAGAGGGGAAAACCTTAGCCACCGCCAGTACAGATCAAACCATCAAACTGTGGGATATCTCCACTCTTAAATGTCTCAAAACCTTTACAGGGCATACCAATTGGGTATTTGCTATTGCTTTTAGTCCCGATGGCAAAACCCTGGCTAGTGCTTCCCACGATCAAACGGTGAGAATTTGGGATGTGAAGACAGGCAAATGTCGCCATGTCTGCATTGGACATACACATTTAGTATCTGGCATTGCCTTTAGTCCAGATGGACAATACATTGCTAGTGGTTCTCAAGATCAAACTGTGAGAATTTGGGATGTGAGAACAGGCGAATGCATCAGATTATTGAGGGCAAAAAGGCTATATGAGGGGATGAATATTGCTGGTGTGAAAGGGTTAACGGAAGCTACAGTTTTAACATTACAAGCTCTTGGTGCTGTGATTTAG
- a CDS encoding AAA-like domain-containing protein, protein MTNPSPEQPLSFELALKVADAAVFAKTSRHLKNIEIAVLRGAWLGQKYDEIAAVSGYTPEYIKHDVGPKLWQTLSLSLGEKVSKSNLMAIIAQQNRQEKNEEKQNNVTTKISSDLEPPVGLIPLDSAFYIERPPIESRCYEEITRLGALIRIKAPSQMGKTSLMVRMLAHTKQHHPQSGDTPRTYTVALNLQQADRAVFSDLDKFLRWFCASITRKLHLQHRVENYWSETFGSKSNCTAYFEDCLLPDINGVLVLALDQVDEVFLHPEIADDFFTLLRSWYEEAAYGDSGNSLWQNLRLIIVHSTEVYIPLDINKSPFNVGLAIELQTFTQEQVIDLAQRYGLNLLERELSALMELVSGHPYLVQQALYYLAQRDISLNQLVQTAPTDAGIYSNHLHRHLRILQEHPQLAMTYNQVLKSSIPIEIEQLLVFKLHSMGLVTLQGNQVIPSCGLYRRYFSNRT, encoded by the coding sequence ATGACTAACCCCAGTCCAGAGCAACCCCTATCTTTTGAATTAGCCTTAAAAGTAGCAGATGCAGCTGTTTTTGCTAAGACATCTAGACATTTAAAAAACATAGAAATTGCTGTTTTGCGAGGAGCTTGGCTAGGTCAAAAATATGACGAAATTGCCGCAGTTAGTGGCTATACTCCTGAATATATCAAGCATGATGTCGGGCCAAAATTATGGCAAACCCTTTCATTAAGTTTGGGAGAAAAAGTTAGTAAATCTAATTTAATGGCAATTATAGCACAACAAAATAGGCAGGAAAAAAACGAAGAAAAGCAAAATAATGTCACCACAAAAATATCTTCTGACTTAGAGCCGCCAGTTGGACTGATACCTCTAGATTCTGCTTTTTATATAGAACGTCCTCCAATTGAGTCTCGCTGTTATGAAGAGATTACCAGACTAGGCGCGTTGATTCGCATTAAAGCACCCAGCCAAATGGGTAAAACGTCTTTAATGGTGAGGATGTTAGCTCATACCAAGCAACATCACCCTCAGAGTGGAGATACACCGAGAACATACACTGTAGCACTCAACCTCCAGCAAGCAGATCGAGCAGTTTTTAGCGACTTGGATAAATTTTTGCGCTGGTTTTGCGCTTCAATCACGCGGAAGTTGCATCTACAGCATCGGGTAGAGAATTACTGGAGTGAAACCTTTGGCAGTAAGAGTAACTGCACTGCTTATTTTGAAGATTGTTTGTTACCCGATATTAATGGTGTTTTAGTATTAGCTTTAGATCAAGTTGATGAGGTATTTTTACATCCAGAAATTGCTGATGATTTTTTTACGCTGTTACGCTCTTGGTATGAAGAAGCAGCTTATGGAGATAGTGGCAACTCTTTGTGGCAAAATCTCCGACTAATTATTGTTCATTCTACTGAGGTTTATATTCCTTTAGATATTAATAAATCACCCTTTAATGTAGGTTTGGCAATTGAATTACAAACGTTTACTCAAGAGCAAGTCATTGATTTAGCTCAACGTTATGGGCTTAATCTCTTGGAGCGCGAACTATCTGCTCTTATGGAACTCGTTAGTGGACATCCATACTTAGTACAGCAAGCTCTCTATTATCTAGCACAGCGCGACATAAGTTTGAATCAACTTGTGCAAACAGCCCCCACAGATGCAGGCATTTATAGTAATCACTTACATCGGCACTTACGAATTTTACAAGAACATCCGCAATTAGCAATGACCTACAATCAGGTGCTGAAGTCATCAATACCTATAGAAATAGAACAGCTTTTAGTATTTAAGCTACATAGTATGGGACTAGTAACGCTGCAAGGAAATCAGGTTATACCCAGTTGTGGTTTATATCGTCGCTATTTTAGCAACCGTACATAA